tatggagggcacggattacatggaacactgggtgtggtgcctaacaatgaattctggaacactgaaaagaaattaaaaacaaaactattgttatatgcaaagaaaacagtaaaactaGTTATTTGGTggactagaatttaaaacattaaacacATTGAGAATCAAgtgttttgtttataaaaaacaaaacaaaacaagtgtttGCCTGTTTTAATGTATACAGGACACGGAGCAAGTTTCCTCTCCATGCTTTGGTAAACTGTCTTCCTCCTAAGTTTGGAGTTGGTTCTACCACGTCATCAGCCTCAATGCCCAGGACTGTAATGGAACACTATGGGAGGCTGATACAGCCTGCACCCCGGTGACACTTCGCAGGCTGACACGGTAGAGGTGACATGATGACTTCTATGAAGTATATCTCTGAAGTTAAGGACAGTGATTCTATTtgttatcaaagaaaaaaaaaaggaaaaaaggtaggTACACAGTTTTCAAAAGTACTAGCAGTAATGACTTACTTTTGGCCTTACCAGTATGAACTGTTAACATGTATTCTCCTTTCTTAAAACTCTCAATATGTTCCACACATAATCCAAAGTCTTGAACCAATTCTGAGGCTCCTTATTTGAATCACTATGCATTACCCCGGGCACTAATAGTGTAGATTATCAAAAACAAGTCAGGGTAAAACATTTTGGTCTTCTGAACACATGACCTGTTTGCTCAGAATGTTGTTAACTGAAATGCGTTTTCGAACACTaagttcattgtttttgtaccagaAAGAATCCTATGGAACCAGAAATGTCCTTTTTTATATACCAATGATGCTACAAAAAGGGAAACAATgtgaaaatacattattttttctgcttaaaaatacacagttctcaaaaaaaaatatatatatatatacagttctCAGGTATTTCCAGCTGCCTTAATGTATGCTTTCTAAACTGgaatggagaaaaggaagacagGTAAACTTCCTACCCTCTCAACACAGAGTAAAACCCAACATGCAATGTGGCTTTCCTACCCATGTCCGACCTATGTCTCACCTCCAGCCAGCATCTGAGTACCTCTCAAGTATGTACCACAAAGGCTCAGACATTATGGAAAGCCCCCCAGCAAAATAATTCCAAGCAGGTATAAACCCTTACCATATGGCAGGCaatgttctaagcattttacatatattaactcatttaaagcTGACAGAAACTATATTTGGTAGATATTCTTCTCATGTCTATACAGAAATGACATAGTACAGAGAAATTAACATGCCCAGGGTCAAACAGCAGGTAAGCAGTAGAAACAGGTGTTAAACCCAGCAGTCCGTGCTCTTGACTTCCATACAGCTCGACATGAAAAAGGGGGATCATAATGaacagggaggggctgggggaaacCCAAGGAAACAGAATGAGAGGAACAGaggaaaactcttaaaaaaacaaaatcaaaattcaCATTCTGAGATAAGAGAATAAAGAACTgggagataaaatggaaaatgaaagctaaaataaatattcactaaatgattaggaaaaaaaatcaaagaaatcttTTCTCTAAAGTGGAACTAAAATACAAACTTAGAAGATCATCAGAAGGGGTTCAAAATTTGACCAAAAGAAACTCcagaattgggatgcctgggtggctcagtcggttaagcagctgcctttggttcaggtcatgatcccagcgtcctgggattgagtcccacatcgggctccttgctccgtagggaacctgcttctccctctgcctctgcctgtcactctgcctgcctgtactctatctctctgacaaacaaataaataaaatctttaaaaaaaaaaaaaagaaagaaagaaagaaagaaaagaaactccagaattagaacaaagaaaatagGGAGAGGCTATCAAATAAAATTTGCCAGAACTGAAGATCTAGCATCCTTCCAAATATCCTcaccaaagaataaaaacaggtCCATGCCAAGACATGTCCTCATGGAATTTCAGATCACAGGAGAAGAAAAGAttccagagagaagagaaggaatggCAGCAACTTCtcagtggggagaggaggcagtACGCTACAATCTCAGGGCAACTCCCACCAACCAAACTAAAGGCAACTGCAGAAAGGTAGGAGTCCCAAAGTTCTCTTTCCTAGGAAGATACTAAAAGACGGTACATAGAAAAAGAAGGCATAAGCTAAGATGGGAATGGGATCCAGGAAACAGACCAGTCTAAATGGTCTAGAAGAGACAGGGTGAGAGCTGTATGACAGACCTAGGTTGGAGCAGGAAATTATAAAGTGGATAAAATGACATGTGTCTAGGGAAAAATAAGGATCTACAAGGAAAATTAGGCAcacagaaaaaatacaaagtaataatTAACTCAAGGAAAACCTAAAAGCTGTACCACAAAAGAAATTTTATCCTAGTACATCTGGCTGACAATGAAGGTATTTAAACAGTCACAATGATATAACCACTGACTCCTGATTTATCTAAAATCATGATACAATTAATTAGGACGAGGGAGGTCTAAGTTAAATCTTCATCTATCATAAAGGAACAGCAATTTGGACTCAAAACCTAAATAATCACAATAAATAGCAATCTTACTTAATATGTAAAAGTAACTTTTCCACCTTTTATTACTGAGTTTTTAACCAAGATTCTATGTTTCTTTGAAAATTGTTTAGTTTATTGGAAAAACTTTTTACAAAAATATCCCAACAGAAGAAATACAACTGTCTAGTGAAACCCCAAGCCTGCAACCCCTTTTCTTGGTTCTTTGTGTATGAAGATGCTGTTTAGTGTGCTCtgctcttcattttctctcttgtcCGTTTCCCAGGCCTCttctacagaaaaagaaataccacagGTGATCACACAGCAACTTGGCCTTCTGCCCTAAGAAAGGGAAGGGTGCAGGTAGGTATGGGATAGGACCCATGGCTCACTTACATTTGATCCTTTCTTCCCAGGTCTCTTGAGGCCCTTGCCATGAGCTGTCTTGGCCCGGAAGCTGGATACATCATCATAGCTCTCACGAGTGTTCCACTTGGAGCCTTTCTTCTTTCCACCAAAACCAAACTTCTGGTTTTTATACCGCCGCTTAGCGTTGGGCCTGGAAAAAAAGCAGGCTTACCGGTCACCCATGGCACTGCAAATCCTGATGATTCCCATGGCCCACCATACCCTTATTTTCCAGTCTAGAAGCAAAAGCTCTTACATGTTACAGTTACCCAGAATCTCATCCCTGGCCCTACACCCTTAACTCTAAAAACTCCCCAGGCAAGCCCATCTACTTATGATTTTAACTACTAGAGcacgaaaacaaaacaagaaccaaGAAAGGATCCATATGTATCTTGTGGCTCAACATTTATCTCTGGAAAGCTTCTTCTATTTTAACGAACTCTTGCTAGATCATTCTCAGATGTTTCTACTCCTTTCAAGGATAGTACATACAAGTTAACATtcaaatgtaatatattttaaaactggtCATCCCGTAGGAAGCTCAAATTCAGCATATCCAAAATCACATGCCATCTCCCTTCCTAGCCTGGTTTCACCTCCTGTATATGAACACTGACTCAAGGATGGTGGTCCTCCCACCTAGTCCAGCCTCCCAGGCTAGAAACCTGGGCACCAGCCTTGatttttccctctttcactctctaTACCCAACACAATTACGGAGTGCTGCTAATTTAACTTCTTAAATATTTCAACCcgttttctcttctctgcctgttaCCACCTTCAGCTCGTTATCATTGCTCTCTGGACTCTGTAGTAGTCCCCTAGTCAGTTTCCTGCCTCCCTCAAGTCCATCCTTTGCACAAGTACCACTACATTTTTTCAAACGCATGACTATGACCCGCTCATTATTTTGAGTAAAGCTATCAAGGTCTCCCTCACTGCCTACTGGATAAAACCCAAGCTTCGGAACAAGGCAAACACTGCATCTGTGACTtagcccaggcacccctccagctACAGCTCACCTCTCCGAGACTGCCCCACACTGCGCTCCCCGCAGTACCAGATGCTTGCTATTCCTCATACACAAACCTGCTGCTCTCAACTCTATGCTTCTGCTCATTTGCATTCTTCATTCTTGAAGCTGAAACCTGTGTCTCTCCTATTCTTCTGGTTAATTCTTCTTGCTTATCCTTCAGACTAGGCTCGGGTGGGACCCTCCTCCAAAGAGCCATCCTCACACCCTGATCTCCAGACCAGGTCAGCTATTTCTAAAATGTGCTTCTGCACTATGTCTTAAATGCCTTTATCATGGCATTAATATATTCTACAGAAATTATCATTTCCCCCAGGCCTGGTGTCCAGGGATGCATAAAGGTaaactaagaagaaaataataatatccaCCATTAGACCTTTTAAATCTGCATAATGCTATGAGGGCatactattttctcattttcacagATAAGGCAACTAATATTTAGGAAGGtcaagtaacttgctcaaagcTACACAAAATGCCAAACTCTAGACCCGAACCCTAGGTCTATACTCCAAACCATCATACCGTGAGATGTAGAATCAACTTTTACTGAGTATTCACTTAAAATGTGCCAAGTCCTTAGATCACCCTACttcagggttttgttgttgttgtgtagctaattattttttaaagtaagctctatgtccaacgtgggacttaaactcatgaccccaagatcaagagtcaaatgctctactgactgagccagccaagcgccccCTAAGTCACCCTACTTTAACCTTCCAAGACTGATAGGGCTAAAAAGACCATCCCAAAGGCCCATAAGCCTTGGCCACAGGCAGCACTGTGCTCTCTCAGCTCTGAGCCCACTCCTGGGGAGTTCCCCACTGTGCTCAGACTGCTTGCCCAGTACCCACCACAAAGCCAAAGCAAAACCCCTCATACCCCTTCTTCATCTGCTGGCCTTTTGCTCCTTCCTTCGTTCTCCGTGCAACAGGCTTCTGATCCCCCTCAAGGAAATCCAGTTTATCAGAAAAGCCTAGGGGTGAACAGGTACTTTGATGAGCaccaacacattttatttttttgaagattttatttatttatttgacacagagagagcgagaacaagcATAGCACAAACAAGCATAGCACATagccctaatgtggggctcgatccaaggaccccaggatcatgacctaagcagcaGACCCTCagccgactgaaccacccaggcactccagcaccaaaacattttaagaaaagctGAAGCTTCCAAAGAAGGTTGTTACTTGCTAAATCAATTTTAAGAGGCACATTCTGCTCCCCATGCTGTCCCAAACTTTAGGTCCAACGGTTTGAAATCAATCAAGGCTTTACAGCAACAGGTGTTAAAATCAGCAGCTGCCCTCACTCTCCTGTATCCTTAGACGGGAGGTATACTGACCTTTCTGATATTTCTTAATGGCATTCATCATATGTGTTTTCTCTCGCTGCCTCTTCTGAAGAACCTCTGTTTGCACCTGGGACATGAACACAGGGCTGTCACACCCACTCCAGACCATCATCCCCTTGAGTGTCTCCATCATCTTGGTAACAATGCTGTGCTATCCCCACTGAACTTTTACTGTGTGCCATAACTATGTTAAGGCTCTAAGTACATACTTAGTTTATCTCCTCAACTACCCTGTGAAGTAGAAATTCCTATCACCCCCCCgaaaatgaagcacagagagtAACTTGTGTGAGTCACACAGTGAGAAAGTACACAGCTGAATTCACACCCCGGAGTCTGCACTCTTACCCCATTCCACAATCCTACCTACAAAACTAGGTCTAGTTTTACATCTAGATCTAGGCCTACATCCAATTCTCAGATTAAGTATCTAGCCCCTACCGTTAGTAAGCAAGAAAGTATCAACAGAAAcaatcttgcaaaaaaaaaaaaaaagaaaaagaaaactagccGTAAGGATAAAAGCAGATGATTCCACTCGAAAGCAGGGTTTCTCAATATCAATTCTACTGATCACTTGGACAGGATCACTCTTTACTGGGCGGTGGACGGCCTGTCCTGGGCATTGTAGGACACCTAGCAGCTTCCCTGCTGTCTACCCACTAGATGCAAGTAGCACCCTCCCCCTCGAGACATGACACCAAAGATGTCTCCAGGCATTGCTAAATGTTCCCTGGTAAGGCAAAATTatccccagttgagaaccactgccatgACATTTCTTTGAATTACAAACGATGAGTTAATAGGCCCAAGTAAAAGTTGTCTTTCCCTTTGATCAGTTGGGTTCTGTTACTGCCAACTACCCAGGTCTTTGAGTTGACCTCAGCTGTCAACCACCAGATCGATACAATACATGCACAGCTGCCCTTCTGCAAAGAACAGGATGATGATCTACTCTTACTCCTCGGAGGACCTGTCAATGACGTAACTCCAATATGGAGAGCAGCTCAGCACCCCAGACCATGAACGTTTATGCCCAAAATGTTGACAAAGGCTGAACACTCGCGCTGATCCTCCCCACACTCACTTCTTCCCACAACCCTGACTTTAACTCCTGTCATCTTCTTTCCTAAATGGccatgaaataaaggaaaaaaaaaagaagggtttcCCTAGATTTTACGGTAGAACTCAGACATCCATTGGTCAAGCACACAGGAGCCATTTTTCTCCTCAGTTGGATGACAATCAATAATATGGTTCTTTGAAGGGCTATTCAGTTATCCAGACCAGTGATTCTCCAATGCTGGATGCATTTCAGAATCACATGAGAagtttttgggggaagggaagacaatACACACAGATTCCCAAACATTCTGAAGCCTAGAAATCTGTTTTGAAAGATTTCCCCAGGTGATTATGCTATGAGGTCAGGTTTGGACCCCACCGGTCTGGACCCACCCCTTCACTGCACAGACGTGCCAATGAAGCCCAGCAAAATGAATTATTTCCCAGCAGTGACcatgccccccccaccaccccctgccaACCGCCCCTCCCTTGAGACCTTGGTGTCAAGGAAAGATGGTGTTTATATCCAAGCACAGACGGCCTCTTTGAGGAGAGATTATCAACACAAGAcggaacacacacacacggcacgGAACCAGATCTGACCCCGGCACCCCAGCCTGATGGATACTCGTTCTAAGCCCGCACACTCTCCTTCTCACCTTCTTCCCGTATTTCCTAAGCGCCCGCAGTTGCTTCGCCTTTTCAGACTTCTCCATGGCCGCCTGTTTAGCCTGCAGCTTCTGTcgaatctaaaacacaaaatgttGTCAGCTTATGTTATTTGAGTCTGGCCCGACCACTATTTAGGGTGCACTGGAGCGGGACCAGATCTTCCCAGTTCTGCAAACTAGGGCTCAAAGGAAACTTGGACAAGAGGCCCAAAGGCTGAACACTTTGTCCAAGATACCGAAAGCATCAGCGGTAGAACCTGAAAGGGACCTTCCCAATCTCAGTGTGCTGTTTGTTCTGTTACGCAAAGCTGCCAGCTTGCATTTTGCCAGGAGAAACGAACTTCTCCCCAACCCTACTGTCTGCAGACTCGTGAAACCAGCATGCAGCCTCAGTTCCCTTCTCCAATATACAAGATACATGTCAAAAACTCAAACCAGTATCCGGTACCCAGCCTCTTCCATCAGATCAGCCATTTCAGTCAAAGGGTAAGCACTTGTCAGGATAAGTGTACAGAAATGTGTCTGAGCTCATCTCTAAATTAGCTTCCCCAAGTACCACTGGGACAAGAGTTCCCTAAAATCCAGAGACCCAACTATTGGAAGAGATCTTGGATTAAATTCTGGCAATTCTCTTCCTCCCAAAGTTAAATGAGGGCCAAGTTCTATCTAACTGGAAACTATATTACATCTGATATTAATTAGTCCCTCATCTTAgagaacactgaggcccagaaaaaaAGGAACTGTTTACAAGTTATAGTCCCAGCCCGTGACAATGGCAGAACAAGAAGTGTGTTTATTCTACACACCATGCCATGACCACACCAGCTAGGAAATGCAAAAGGCCATCTTTATCTCTGAAACCACAGTTCTTAtagtacttctccttcccttaaatgtttaaattagggggaaaaaatcatccTTATGTTTTTCTAATTGGCGGTGACTGGCATGAGTCTGAAGTAGAAGTTCTAGTAACTGTCCTCTGACAACCACTTCCCTATTATAGGGCTTAGTCTTTTTAAACGTagtaggaggggcacctgggtggctcagttggttgaacgtctgccttcagctcaggtcatgatgccagggttctgggattgagccctgtacctggcttccctgctccacagggagtctgcttctccctctgcctttccgcctggcttgtgctctctctccctcactcactctctccgtcttccaaataaataaataaataaaattttttaaaaattaaaaatttaaaaaaatattgtaatatttaaaatattgtaagagatgaggtgcctgggtggctcagtcaattaaccgtcagccttcggctcaagtcatgatcccagagtcctgggcttgagccccacttagccccctgctcagtagggagcttgcttctccctctccttctgcctgccgctccccctgcttgtgctcactgtctctccctccctgtcaaataaataaataaaatcttggaaaaaaaagttacaagaGGTAAGTCAGCTACCCACACTTAAGTATAAAGTCTTCGCTTTCCAGAGGAAACCTTTGTGTCTTACCTTCTGCATCTGTTGATCAGACTTGGCCATCTCTGCAAAATAGTCAGTGGGCCTCTTCGTAGGGACTTTGAGCTGATGGAGGCGGGGTAATACTGCCAACACTGCAGCCTGGGCCTGCCGGTAGCTGAGGATGGAGGACAGTGTGATACGGGACAAACTGGGCAATAAGCTAAGAGAGAGAGACCTTCTATTCCTTCTCACTTGCCTATCTGACAAAGATAACCTCAGAGTTATCCATGATCAGAAAAATTCTCAAGATCTGACTTCCACCagcaagaacacacacacaaatgcaatAAAACCTCTTTTACTTGGTATCTAGGAGAAATTTAGCCATGCACTCTTTAAAGAGGAAGGGGaattctgctaaaaaaaaatttcatttaaaagagTGACCACACTTgagccacttgggtggctcagtgggttaaagcctctgccttcagctcaggtcatgacctcagggtcctgaaactgagctctgcatcaggctctttgctcagcggggagcttgcttctccctttctctgcctgcctctctgcctacttgtgatctcttctctatcaaataaataaataaaatttaaaaaaaaaaaagagagagagagagagagtgaccgCACTGAAAGTACCCATtaagaggtacctgggtggctcagtgggttaagcctttgccttcagctcaggtcatgatctcagggtcctgggatggagccccacatctgcctctctgctccacagggagcctgcttccccctctctctctgcctgcctctctgcctacttgtgatctctctctctgtgtcaaataaataaataaacaaaaattaaaaaaaaaaaaaacaatgtggtttaaaaaaaaataaaagtacccaACAACTTACAAACTAATATCAATTATGAATTCTTAAGTAGTCACTGGAAAAAGTTCACATAAGAACCTACCAGAAGCAAGTTTTTGTTAAAATAACTGAAAGTACAAAGTAACTCTAAAACTAAATACAtcgaaataaaatttaaaaataaactggactTTGAATTATAACTGGTGGACCAAGCAGGCTCTTGTCTCAACCACGCACAATCTCCTTAGCTTTTTTGAATATAAAGAAGCCCTCTTTCTTACTCTCAGGCTTATGACAACTTCCGAGGAGTACAGGTACActacttc
This Neovison vison isolate M4711 chromosome 2, ASM_NN_V1, whole genome shotgun sequence DNA region includes the following protein-coding sequences:
- the EBNA1BP2 gene encoding probable rRNA-processing protein EBP2 translates to MDTPPLSGSDSDSDDSLVTDRELQDAFSRGLLKPGLNVVLEGPKKAVNDVSGLKQCLAEFKRDLEWVERLDVTLGPVPEVSGPLSTPQNKDQKAVDPEDDFQREMSFYRQAQAAVLAVLPRLHQLKVPTKRPTDYFAEMAKSDQQMQKIRQKLQAKQAAMEKSEKAKQLRALRKYGKKVQTEVLQKRQREKTHMMNAIKKYQKGFSDKLDFLEGDQKPVARRTKEGAKGQQMKKGPNAKRRYKNQKFGFGGKKKGSKWNTRESYDDVSSFRAKTAHGKGLKRPGKKGSNKRPGKRTREKMKSRAH